The stretch of DNA gtatgacccaaaaaacgttaaagggttaatcagaaaaaaaatatatttcattttgtgatttGAGAGGAAGGGTCAGAAAAAGTTCAAATGTGTTTTACACAGATGTTCAAACAgtggagataaaaaaaaattaatcagaaaatgttcaatttgaaaagaaagtaTTCCATTTGATCAAAAAAGttccaattttaataaaggaaAACGTGGAAAACGTTCAATTTGATCAGAAATGTGTcaattttaacagaaaaaatgtttcatttggtcagaaaacattttatttataaagaaaatgttaaatttaataaaaaagaaactcaatttcataagaaatgtactggtaagctgaccaagcttacgggagctgtgtttctttcagtgtaccaattttgtgagagcaaactagaacgcaaattaatttaaatacgcgcaaagtcgggaaaagtagaaaagtcataccctaagaaatctttagaaggctatatctcgagaacggatccatagattttcataaatttttttttgttttaaaggtctcgaagtcagctataacatatcgaaaactgaaaaaaatttatgtcgccattttcgaaaaattcgagttcgaaattttcgaaaactttgtttttgattttagcgcctcttgcggtcatttctcggaGTTGCAAtattctagacatttgtagggtttcacgaaacctttcatttgcgcttgagttgatcaagatcggacttgtagaacccgagatatgacatgccaactttggaaggctatatctcgagaacggatccatagattttcttcatttttggcatgaagctagataatatggtcagctacaacatatgaaaaaatgaaaaaaatttatgtcgtcgttttcgagatattcatcgaaaactaatcgaaaattttgtttttgatttttggccccctagcggtcacttttgaaacttcggatgttctagagagttgtagggtttgttgagatctttcatttgaccccggattgatcaaaatcggtcaagccgttttcgagttatggtcgattttcgatgaaaaattgtggcggccatattgactaaacggcttgaccgattttcgaaaatgaggtatcgttggaaagctcttgatggcccctacaacatatcaaaatttcagacctctagctataataggggctgagatatagcgaaaacaaaattttgaggttatccaaaatggcggacggaggggtgggggggtggatttgacttcataatcggatttcttcaggtcgatatttaaactttgccgtttaccgcaagtctctatctatcaccgttctctcgcaatttagcgttgtactacggccggacggacggacggccggacggccggaaaaaaaaatttttggcgcatacgttttttggaatgtggggaccctaattcgtgctcatcccaagtttgagcccgatctgacgactttcgattttgctcggtacacaaaagctgtgtctgaaagaaacacagctaaaatgatcattttcataaaaaaaagatgatgaCGCCATATTGAAAAGATTTCCGGCACACGCCTCCAAAACTTTTTActataaaaaagcttttcagatGACGTGGCAGGGagagagggaaaaattgaCAGTTACATGTtatggtgaaaaataaaagacgtgtgtgaagaaaaaagttaaaaaagtaACTTTAATTCATTGCCACACACTTAGTGTTATTGCTGGAGTTTATCACATGtggattaaattgaattaaacaGCGAAAAATTGAAGTTTGAGTTCTTACAAAATCCCCAcgtggagaaaattttttggccATCGTGCCGGACAGTTAATCATTGAGAAATTGTCTCATACACAGGTGCGTTTGGGACTCCGCAGAGCAATACGATCGCCCTTAAAAGTGTCCCTACCTGACATTCCTGattatagaaatattttcctgactaaaagattaattttatgatcAAAGAACGTTCATCTGTTGCAACTGTTTCGAATGGGGCTAAAAACTCAAAGAAGGGTTCAAAAAAGAAGctaaaaaaggaatattttccttttaaaattgtcTTGATCATCAGGAAATCCTGGAAAGTGACTCAACTAGCCTCGGGGATAGTTCAAAGGAATGAAAGGAGTTTCAGAAGACTTACCTGCGTCCACAAATGGAGCAAACATACGGCCGAACCATGGTGTGTGTCCTCATGTGGAGTGTTAAGCAGTAAGCTACCCTGAAGGTCTTCCCGCACACCTCACACGCATGAGGTTTCTCTCCTGTGTGAATCCTCTCGTGCTTCACTTTCTCATGGGGCCGGATGAAGGTTTTCTGGCAGTACTGGCACGCATACGGCCGCGGAGTGTCCTTCTTCCGGATCTCCTTGACGTACGTCGTGCGCTCCTGATGAGCATTTGAGTGCATCGTAAAGCTCTCTTCATTGTCGAATTTCTTATTGCAAATCCCGCAGTGGAAGCTGGGCTCTTGGCTGTGCATCCGCATGTGGACTTCCATGAAGGTTTCATCGTATTCCTTTTTGCACGTGCTGCAGTAAAATGTGGCCTTTTCCTCATTTGCATCAGCCTCCCGGACACCACGCAAGTCACTCTGCATGGCCTCCTCGATGGTACGTTGGTGGATGGGTTTGTGCATCTTCATGTGCAGTCGAAGGGATTTGTTATTTGGGAACACTGTGCTGCATTCATTGCATTTGTGCAGCACTTCTATACCCTCGGAGACGTCTTCATTGGCAATAGGATCGGGATTGTCGCATGTGGGGAGCTTCCTTGAATCCGGAGGAGTTTGCCAGAACTTGGGAGTTTTCACGACGCGTGTTTTGAGCGTCATGCGGGATTTTGCCGGCTTTTGCTGCACAACAGTTTTGCTTGATTTAATCTTGGTCTCCTTTGCTGGAGTATTTCCTGACAAGTATTCTATGAGGTAGACAGATGGGGGATCAGGATCTGCAGCTTCTGCTTCCTCCTGCTGAGTACTTTCCTCCTCATCGAGTTGTTCCACTTCAACCTCAGCTTCTTCCTCAGGTGCTTCCTTCTTGGTGGTGGTTTCCCCACCAGCTTCATCATCCATCTCAATTACAACATTCTGCCCATTGTGGAACCTCCGGACGTGTTCCATTACAGATGTGAAGTGCATTTGACAGCTACTACATTCATACATCTCTTCCTCAACGTCCTCCACTGCCTCCACCAAGGGATCCTCATCATGAGCATTCATCCTCCGTGGCAGTTTCCTCTGGTTTTTTCAACGATTTTTCAAATGATGTGCTGCTAAATTCATCCaaagatttttcaacaaaatgtgaCGCCACCAACTTCACACACTTGaccaaaaagctctctctccgcgactattttcacttttcccgcaaatattgaatattattttagcaaattttgaatttttaaacttcCTGGATGAGGTAGAATTGTTCaggaagaagaataaaaatgattttcattgctttttgcatgaaaaagtgaattgaaaAGACATTGGAGATGTCCCCAAATGTTCCTGCAATATTTATGTGAGTAGAGGTCTATTTGGGTTACCTTAATAGAGACTGCAATCAaaatattgaggaattttgcctctTTCCTGGACAATTTGTGGCTCCTGGAGGATTGAGATTCAACGTTAGGGAAATAGAAGTTCTTTGTTTAGAgttttgggaggaaaaaaaagcttcttcctGTCGAGAATCAAGTGATTGGGGTCTTCCTAGTGGAAGGATTTACCCGAAGACTTATCAAAGGATTCAATTGAGATACAAGAAGACTACAAAGGACAATCTTGGAGGATCTCTTCGGCAGGAAATCAAAACTAttcaaaacaacttttttatcCAGATTTGGAGGATTTCCTGACACAATACTGATGACTTCCACGTAAGACGCAGAATCTGACCAATTGGCTAATCTCTGTTCCCGGAAGTCTGTGATGAAATCCTGTATGCCCTGAAAACGTCCTAGACACCCTTAAGCTGTAACGAACAATGTTCAAGTTGTCTGAGCTGGTGAAATGGCTGGGATTGACGGAATTTGAGATCTTCACGAATCTCCTGGCTCTCCTTGTCTTCACAATCCTTCTATCCTTGCGTGTTTCAAGCTACCTAAGTGCAGAATATCTCGATTGGTTTGTCATCTTCTCACCACTCTTCTGCGGAGATGCGTGCAATGCCTACTTCTGCTTGATTGTCTGCATCCGGATGTACCTGGAAAGTGATCAGATAAAACGTCGTGCCCTCCATCGACTTCTCTGGAGTACGAATTACATCGTCCTCACGGCTGTCTTCAAGTACCTTCTGTGCTTGAAGCTCTCCGGGCAGATTGGCTTGGAATTCAGTGAAGTCTTCTCACCCATCTTCATCCTCCTCCAGCTCATCGCTGTGCGAGCCTGTCAGCTACCCAACTCTGCATAATCTTCCGGATCATCCTGACTGATTAGAATTGTTACAATTAAAAGTCATTTATTCGATTTCTTTATGTAAATAGaaagataataaattaatttctttttttttttgatttttcttaacatttcaACGGAATTCGAACGTTTGAATGAGAATTTGAATACATCCAACGGTCGACTGGAAGGGATCTCTGGTGCGCAGCAGCTGTTTATTTTCCGTGTGATTGTCCGGCTTGCGAAAATCTttgattttcactgaaaattccCGTGAAAATGCGTCTTGTGGCAACTGTGGGCCTTCTTCTGGCCCTCTGCGTGACCCTGGTGCCTGAATCAGATGCACAGAGTCGTGCAAAGACGGTAAATACGATGAGAATCCCGCGACGACATGGACACGTCATTGATTTTATCCCATTTGGGATGATTTCAGGGTTCCGGGCTTGCGGACAAGGTGCAACAGCTGCTGGATATGAATACAAAGAAATCCGTGCTGCGTCTCAATGGGCAGACATTTAAGGATTTCGTAAAGAGCCCCCCGAGGAATTACTCAATTGTGGTTATGTTTACTGCCCTCTCTCCGTCCAGGCAGTGCGTGATCTGCCGGCATGCCCACGATGAGTTCACCATTGTGGCAAATTCGTATCGCTTCTCACCAGCCTACAGTAGTCGCCTCTTCTTCGCCATGGTGGACTTTGACGAGGGTTCCAGTGTGTTCCAGATGATGCGCCTCAATACCGCCCCCGTTTTCATGCACTTCCCCGCCAAGGGGAAGCCCAAAGGGAGCGACACTATGGACATTCAGCGCGTTGGCTTCTCAGCTGAGGTCATTGCTAAGTGGATTCAGGAACGCACAGACATCCAAATCCGTGTGTTCCGTCCACCAAATTATTCCGGAACTGTGGCTGCTGTCATGCTTGCCGCCCTTGTGGGGGGATTCCTCTATTTGCGCCGGAATAATCTCGATTTTCT from Lutzomyia longipalpis isolate SR_M1_2022 chromosome 4, ASM2433408v1 encodes:
- the LOC129796261 gene encoding transmembrane protein 203, translating into MFKLSELVKWLGLTEFEIFTNLLALLVFTILLSLRVSSYLSAEYLDWFVIFSPLFCGDACNAYFCLIVCIRMYLESDQIKRRALHRLLWSTNYIVLTAVFKYLLCLKLSGQIGLEFSEVFSPIFILLQLIAVRACQLPNSA
- the LOC129796197 gene encoding tumor suppressor candidate 3 translates to MRLVATVGLLLALCVTLVPESDAQSRAKTGSGLADKVQQLLDMNTKKSVLRLNGQTFKDFVKSPPRNYSIVVMFTALSPSRQCVICRHAHDEFTIVANSYRFSPAYSSRLFFAMVDFDEGSSVFQMMRLNTAPVFMHFPAKGKPKGSDTMDIQRVGFSAEVIAKWIQERTDIQIRVFRPPNYSGTVAAVMLAALVGGFLYLRRNNLDFLANKQMWGFIALFFCFAMVSGQMWNHIRSPPFVHKSQNGGVSYIHGSSQGQLVIETYIVMFLNAMIVAGMILLTEAGYSTDARKGRIMAIVGLFLVAVFFSLILSVFRSKAQGYPYSFLFK
- the LOC129796120 gene encoding zinc finger protein 391-like, which codes for MNAHDEDPLVEAVEDVEEEMYECSSCQMHFTSVMEHVRRFHNGQNVVIEMDDEAGGETTTKKEAPEEEAEVEVEQLDEEESTQQEEAEAADPDPPSVYLIEYLSGNTPAKETKIKSSKTVVQQKPAKSRMTLKTRVVKTPKFWQTPPDSRKLPTCDNPDPIANEDVSEGIEVLHKCNECSTVFPNNKSLRLHMKMHKPIHQRTIEEAMQSDLRGVREADANEEKATFYCSTCKKEYDETFMEVHMRMHSQEPSFHCGICNKKFDNEESFTMHSNAHQERTTYVKEIRKKDTPRPYACQYCQKTFIRPHEKVKHERIHTGEKPHACEVCGKTFRVAYCLTLHMRTHTMVRPYVCSICGRRFKAQAVYNHHLKTHSDERNYKCPFCPKTFKTAVQLSGHKNSHTKPFSCTECNRPFASLYAVRTHMEMHRRPCNGLRYKCDICGATYARNSSVKDHIKEAHNMDPLVDEGELFTEIDRSTGEQVEQEEEEPKATRTRNVAKTSKDEVQLHEETITMDDDEVLVAEAEWIN